The DNA sequence ACATGATCGGTGCGGTGGCCGCGATCTGCTGCGGGCAGTTCAGGCCATCGATGTCGATGCGCGCGTCCGAATAGGTCACGGCGCCGGTCAGGCTGAAATGATCGTCGGGACGCACCGTCGCCTCGACCTCGAACCCCTTGGTGCGCGACTTGCCGGCATTGGTGGATACGAACTGGACCACGCCCGATGCGATGTCGGACCGGTTCGCCTGGACCTGAAGATTGGTATAGTCCGCCAGGAACAGCGCGGTGCTGACGCTCAGTACGCCGTCGGCGGTACGGCCCTTGAAGCCCAATTCATATGCGTTGACATGTTCCGGTTCCAGCACGGTCTGGTTGGCCAGATTCGTGGAAATTTCCATGTCATAGCCCAGCCCCTTATAGCCGCGGGTATAGCTGCCATAGACCTGTGCATTGCGACTGAATTCATATTGCAGGCCTGCCTTGCCGGTGACGGCGGTGTCGTCGGCGGAGACCGAACCGCTGGTCGATGCGTTGCCAGGAAACACCACGTCGCCCGCAACGATCGGTGCTGTGCGGGTGCCGCTGTTGGTGCCTTTCTCATATTGCACGCGAAGGCCGCCGATCGCCTTGAGGCCACCGATGATGCGATAGTCGAACTGGCCGAAGGCGGCGATGCTGTCCTGCTTCAGGCGAACATTGCTCGCGGCGGATTGCCAGACGATGTTGGCGGTGGCGCAGGGCTGGCCGAAGGTGCCGGCGGTGCAGCGGGCGCGGCGGCGATCGAAGGGACGCTCTATGTCCGAATGCATGTAGAAGACACCGGCGACATAGTTGAGGTCGCTGTTGCCGTTGTTGGCGATGCGCAGTTCCTGGCTGAAGGCGGACAGGTCCACGACACCATGGTTCTGGCTGAAATAGGAATAGGTCGCGCCGGCCCCGACGAACAGCGGCACGTTGCTGTTGATGCGTTCGATCGGCTGGTTCACGTCCAGATAATATTTCTGGTATGCGGTGATCGACGTGATGGTTGACTCGCCCAGATCCCAGTCGGCCTGGAGCGAATAGGTCTGCTGGTCGCTGTTGGAATAGGTGACGGTCTCGTCATTCAGCGTGCGGTTCTCGCGCGTTGCATTGATCGGGCCGACCAGAGATTGGAGATTGGGATTGGTGATCGCAATCCAGGTCGAGGCGCAGCAGTCCGCTTCGGTCTTGCGATATTCGGCCGCGAACAACAGATTCAGGTTGTCGGTCGCGTCCCATTCCAGCTTGCCGCGCACGCCCCAGCTCTTCGAACCATTGTCCCAGCCGCCGGTGGCGATGTTGCGGGCGATGCCGCGCACGTCATTGTAGAAGCCGGTCACGCGAGCACGCATCGTGTCGCTGATCGGGCCCGACACGGTGCCGCGGACGCGATATTCACCATGTTCGGCGATGGTCGCTTCGGCGCGGCCTTCGAAATCGCGCGAGGGACGCGCGGTGGTGACGTTGACCACGCCGGCGGTCGCGTTCTTGCCGAACAGCGTGCCCTGCGGGCCACGCAGCACTTCGACGCGCTCGATGTCGGCGAGGTCGGTGAAGCCCTGGGTCTGGCGCACGGCGACCACGCCGTCGACGACGGTCGAAACGGACGATTCGACGCCCTGGCCGAACAGGGCGGTGCCGATGCCGCGAATGCGGAAGCTGCTGTTGGTAGGCGTGGCGCCCTGTTGGAAGGTGAGCGACGGCACCGCCTGCACTAGGGAACTGCTGTCATTGATCTGGCGATTGGCCAGCGTATCGGCGCCTACGGCGGTGACGGCCAGCGGTACATCCTGGAGGCGCTCGGCGCGCTTTTGCGCGGTCACCACGATGTCGGTGCCGTCCAGCGCCGCGGTATCGGCGCCCTGGTCCTGCGCGAATACGGCCATGGGCGACATGACAGCGCCAAGCACGATCGCAGATGCGCTGGCATGGCACAGGATATTTCTGGAAAAACGCATTTTTGCCTCCCCTATCTCGCCCGGACGATTGTGCACCGGCGCGCTGTTGTTCAAATCCCGGCGGCCACCGAAGCCGGCGACGCCCTCACGCTATTCGCTTGCGCAATTGTAGCGCTAAATGTTCGACGGATGAGTTGGAGTCAAGTCAGAATTTTAGCGCTATAACTACAGGCGGCAAGTTGGATGAAACCACGGGTTTGGCGGCATTTGCCATTGCGCATATTTTAGCGATAAATGACAGGTGCGGGCGCGGGGGCGTTCACCGAGCAGGCCGACATCCGTCGCCCAACGGAAAACAGGGAGTTCACCATGGCCCGTCCGGGTCGCCGTTCCAGCCAGGCCGTCACGATCCAGACCGTTGCCGATCGCGCCGGCGTTTCGACCATGACCGTGTCCAATGTGCTCAACAACAGCCACAAGGTGCGGGAAAAGACGCGTGAACTGGTGATGGCTGCCGTGCGCGAACTGAACTACATACCCAATCTGGCAGCCCGTTCGCTGGCCAGCGCGGCGACGATCCGGATCGGCCTGTTGCACCGCAATATCGAGAATGCCTTTCTCAGTTCCATTCTGGTTGGTGCGCTTGACGCTACCAGCCAGTTGGGCGCGCAATTGCTGCTGCGGCGGCTCGACAGCGCGGCGCCGGTCGAGATTGCGCGACAGATGAAAGCCCTGGTGGACAGTGGCGCCAATGCCATCCTGATCGTGCCGCCCTATTGCGAAGTGGCCAGCATGTTCGGGCTGACGCGCGATGTTCCGGTGCCCGTCATCGCCATGTCGCCGGGCGACGAATTGCCGGGCGAATATTGCGTCCGGATCGACGATCGTGAAGCGGCGCGCGAAATGACCGCCTATCTGATCGGCCTGGGCCATCGCGACATCGGCTTTATTCGCGGTGGTCCGGGGCATCTGATCCATCGCACCCGATGCGACGGCTATATGGCGGCGCTGAGGGATGCCGGCCTTGATGTTCGTCCGGACCTGATCGTCGAAGGCGACATGAGTTTCGAATCCGGCCTGGCCGCGGGCGAGCAATTGTTGAAACTCGCGCATCGTCCCACCGCGATTTTCGCCAGCAATGATGACATGGCTGCGGCGATCGTGTCGCTGGCGCACCGACGGGGTCTGGACGTGCCGCGCGACATTTCTGTGGTTGGCTTCGATGATACCCCCATAGCAGTCAAGATCTGGCCGCCTTTGACCAGTGTGCGGCATCCCGGTGCGCGGATTTCGGCGGAAGCGGCGACGCAGGCGGTGGCGCTGGCGAGGAGTGCGGAAACGCTCCCTGCGCCCTCGACAACATATCTGCGCCATGAACTGGTGATCAGGGAATCCACGGCATCACCTTCGCTGGATGGTTAGCCCCGGACCAGTCGCATATACATCCTGATCCGGTCCGACGATCGTGGTTCGTCTCGAACATTGATCGGTTGCCAACGGTATGGAGGCGGAGCACGGCCGCCTGTCGTCAATCGCGAACCGAATGCAATTTGTGCAACGCAAAAATTTCGCTTGCGACTCGAATGAAAGGGTGACAGCTTGCATGTCGTCGAAGCAGGGGCGCTTCGATCTATAGACTGATGCTCGCCGATGACGGCAGGCTCAGTTCCGTTCCTTCACAGGATCGATCAGGCAATGATGCCGCCCGGACAGGTCTTGCGACCTTGGTCCTGGCGGCTTTTTTATTTGGTTTTCCGCCAGCGGCCTGCGGCTGCCGGGCGGCTCTCAAGAACATCTTTCGCGCGCCGGATCGGTTTCCGGCGACGGACGGCCGCGCCCGTGCGCGGCTGATGACGAGCAACAGGGAAGGACATTGGGGAATGGCAGAGGGGGACAATCGGGATAGCGTCAGCCGGCGCGGTCTGCTCAAGACCAGCGGCACGGCGGCGATATTCGCTGCGGTGCAGCAGGCATTTCCATCCGGCGTGTTTGCGGCCGGGTCGGGTCCGGAAGTATCGGGCGCCAAGCTCGGCTTCATCGCGCTCACGGATGCGGCGCCGCTGATCATCGCCAAGGAACTGGGCCTCTTCGCCAAATATGGGATGCCCGACGTGCAGGTGATGAAGCAGGCCAGCTGGGGGGCGACCCGCGACAATCTGGTCTTGGGCAGCGGCGGCGGTGGCATCGATGGCGCGCATATTCTGACGCCGATGCCCTATCTGCTGACGCTGGGCGCGATCGGCAAGGCGACGCCGATGAGCATCCTCGCCCGCCTCAACGTCAACGGTCAGGCCATTTCCGTTTCCAAGGAATATCTCGGGGCGAAGGCCGACCTCAACGCGGCTAAGATGAAAGGAGTTATCGCCCAGCGCAAAGGCGCGGGCAAGAAGATCAGCATGGCCATGACCTTCCCCGGCGGTACGCACGACCTGTGGCTACGCTACTGGCTGGCCGCTGGCGGCATCGACCCGGACAAGGATGTGGAGCTGATCACGGTTCCGCCGCCACAGATGGTTGCGAACATGAAGGCCGACACGATGGACGCCTTCTGCGTGGGTGAGCCGTGGAACGATCAGCTTGTTGCGCAGCAACTGGGCTACACCGCCGTATCGACCGGCCAGATGTGGATGAACCATCCCGAAAAAAGCTTCGCCATGCGTTCCGACTGGGTCGCGAAGCATCCACGGGCGGCGCAGGCGATCACGGCCGCCATCATCGAGGCGCAGCGCTGGGCCGACAGTCCGGCCAACACCAGCCAGCTCGCCAGCACGATCGCCGGTCGCGATTATCTCAAATGTCCAGTCACCGACATCGCCGATCGTCTTCAGGGCAATTTCACCATGGGCGACGGGCGCAAATTCCCGAACGCGGCCTTCAAGATGAAGTTCTTCGCCGGCTACGCCTCCTTCCCCTACAAGAGCCATGACCTCTGGTTCCTCACCGAGAACCAGCGCTGGGGCAAGCTGCCCATGTCGCTCGACACCAAGGGCACCATCGCCAAGGTCAACCGCTCCGACATCTGGCGAAAGGCCGCGGCGATGCTGGGGGGCAAGGGGCCGGCCAGCGATAGCCGGGGCGTCGAGAAATTCTTTGACGGCAAGAGCTTCGATCCCGCCAACCCCAAGGCTTACCTCGCCAGCCTGGCGATCAAGCGCGTCTGACAGGGAAGGAAAAGAGCATGGCCTTGCCATCGCCCAACAGCAAGAATGGACCGTCGGTTTCGGCCGGCGCTCCCGCCACCGAACTGGGGGTCATCCTGCCCTATCCCGAAGAGGCGATCGCCCGCCGGAGTTTCGAGCCGGTCGCGGCGCCGGTTCACCCGCTGGTCCGGACCGCCCGGTCCATGGTGGCCAATACGCTGCCGACATTGGTGATGGTCATGGGGCTGCTGCTGGTCTGGCAGCTGCTCTGCGGCTCGCCGGACGCGACCTTCCCCAGCCCCTACAAGGTCTGGCAGGAAAGCCATGAGGTGATCGTCAATCCCTTCAAGGGGGTCGATTTCGTCGCGATGAGCATCCAGGACGGCGGCGACGTCGGCATTGCCGGCCATGTGCTGACCAGCCTCAGCCGCGTGCTGATCGGCTACAGCATCGCCGCGGTGATCGGCGTGGCGCTTGGCATATTGATCGGGCAAAGCGTTTTCGCCTTCCGGGCGCTCGATCCGTTGTTCCAGGTATTGCGCACCGTACCGCCGCTGGCCTGGTTGCCGATCAGCCTGGCGATTTTCCAGCAGGCCCAGCCCTCGGCGATCTTCCTGATCTTCATCACCGCGATCTGGCCGGTCATCCTCAACACCGCCGCCGGCGTCCAGACGATCCCGGCCGCCTATCGCAACGTGGCCAAGGTGCTGGCGCTCAATCCGGTCGAATATTTCGTCCGCATCATGCTGCCCGCCACCGTCCCGCACATGTTCACCGGCCTGCGCATCGGCGTCGGCATGAGCTGGCTCGCGATCGTCGCCGCCGAAATGGTGCAGGGAGGCACCGGCGTCGGCTTCTTCATCTGGGACAGCTACAACAGCTCGCTGCTGACCGACACCATCGTCGCGCTGGTCTGGATCGGCATGGTGGGCTTCGCACTGGACCGCATCGTCGCTTTCGCGGGCCGCATCATCGGCCGCGCCGGTTAAAGGGAAAGGACAGGCTCATGAAACAGCGCAGCTATCTCGCGCTTGAGGGCATCACCGTCGAATTTCCGACCAAGGCCGGGCGCTTTTGCGCGCTCGACGGGATCGATCTGGAAGTCGATAAGGGGCAGTTCGTGGCGCTGATCGGCCATTCGGGCTGCGGCAAGTCGACGCTGCTCAATGCCGTCGCCGGGCTGGTCAAGCCGACCAGGGGCGTGATCTTCCTCGACGGTCAGGTGGTGGACGCGCCGGGACCGGACCGGGCGGTGGTCTTTCAGGACCATTCGCTGCTGCCCTGGCTGACGGTGGAGGAAAATGTCCGTCTCGCCGTCGACAAGACGGCGGACGGCAAGAGCAAGGCCGAGCGCAGGGACTGGGTCATGCATAATCTGGAGCTGGTCCAGATGGCCCATGCCGCCGCCAAGCGCCCAGGTGAATTGTCGGGCGGCATGAAGCAGCGCGTGGGCATCGCCCGCGCCATCGCGATGAACCCGCGCGTATTGCTGATGGACGAACCGTTCGGCGCGCTGGATGCGCTCACCAGGGCGGCGCTGCAGGATGTCGTCATGGATTTGCAGGCCCGGCTCAACAATACCGTGCTGATGATCACGCACGACGTGGATGAAGCGGTGTTGCTGGCCGACCGCGTGGTGATGATGACCAACGGCCCGGCGGCACGGATCGGCGAGGATCGGGCCGTTTCGCTGCCCCGGCCGCGCAACCGGCTCGAAGCGATCGATACGGCCGAATATGCCGAGGCGCGATCGGCCGTCATCCACTTCCTGCACGAGCGCTACCGCAACCCGGCGACACTCGCCGCCTGACATCAAGACCTATGGGGGGATGCCCTGGAAGGCCCAGAAAGGGCCATCAGGAGCCAAGAAGGGGGATTTATGCGTAAGGTTTGTTTCTTGTTGTCGGCGTCGATATCCGCCTTGACCGCAGTCGCGACGCCAGCCCTGGCCGACGACATCGTGTTCAAGCCTATTGTCGAGGCGCGTTTGCGCTATGAGGGCGTCGATCAGGCCGGTCCGGCGCCGCTGACCAGCAGCCGCGATGCCCATGCTGTAACGATGCGGGTGCGAGCAGGCGGAGAGATTTCCAAAGGCCCGTTCGCCTTTCTGGCCGAGGCCGAAGGGACGCTGGCCATCGATGAGACTTATAATAGCGGCGTCAACGGCAAGACGCTCTATCCAATCGTACCGGATCCCGAGACTGTCGAGGTGAACCGTGTGCAACTCCAGTACCGCACCAAGCCGCTGGTGGTGACCCTCGGGCGCCAGCGGATCAACCTGGATGACCAGCGCTTCGTCGGCTCGGTCGCCTGGCGCCAGAATGAGCAGACCTTCGATGCCCTGCGCGTCGAATATATGGGCGTGAAGAATCTCAAGGTCGACGTCACCTATGCGATTTCGGCTCGAACCATCTGGGGTATCGACGGCGGCAAGTTCGGCGCAACCCACCGGCCGACGCATATCGACGGCGACAATCTCTTCGCCAATATTTCCTACAAGATGAAGCTGGGAACGCTGACCGGCTTTGCCTATCTGGTCGACCAGGATGAAGCCGTGCTGCCGCTCCGGCGGAATAGCAGCCAGACCTATGGCGTGCGTTTCGTGGGCGCGCAGCCCCTCTCGAAGACAGTGAAGCTCAGCTATCTCGCCAGCTATGCGCGCCAGAGCGACCATGCCGCTAACCCCGTCGATTATTCGGCCGACTTCGCGACGGCGGAACTGGCGCTGGATGTCGCCGCGTTCAAGTTGACGGCGGGCTATGAACTGCTGGGGTCGGATTCTGGCGCGACCGGCGTCGCCGGCGGCTTCGCCTTCCAGACACCTTTTGCCACGCTGCACAAGTTCAACGGCTGGGCGGACAAGTTTCTGACCACGCCCGGCACGGGCATTCAGGATTATTATGCGGGCGCTGCGTATACAGTGCCGAAGCTCGGGAAGGCGGGCCCGTTGGTGGCATCCTTCATCTTCCACCGCTTCAGCAGCGACCGGCTGTCGATCCATTATGGTGATGAATATAATGCGCAGGTGACGATGAAGCTGAACAAGCGTCTGAGCGCGCTTGTCAAATATGCCGATTATCAGCGTAAGGGCATCGCCAGCTTCACCGGCGATGCCGACACGAAGAAATTCTGGGCACAGATCGACTACGCTTTTTGAACATCGCGCTCGATGCAGATGCGCGGGATCGGGAAGACCGGTTCCGCGCATCGCTGTCGGACATGCCGGTCAGGAGCTTTGCCGATAGCGGGGGACGGCCGGTCGTCGGGCTGAAGTCCGGACGGCTTTTGGTTTGCGGAACCAGAATGTCCAGACCGCCAGAGACCCCAGGAGCGTCAGGGCAAGGCCGGACAGGGTCATGACGATCCTGAAGGGCAGGCCGCCGACCTTGGCCGTGTGCAGGGGGTAAAGCAGGTTATAGCCGCGCACGGTCATGGGCAGGTCCGCAGCATCGCGACTGGCGACGAGCGCGCCATTGTCCGCCGCGAACCAAAGCGTCGTCCGCCCGTTGGGAAGCCACTCCTCGGGCGATCGCATCCGCAGGGTTATCAGGCCATTATCCTTGCGCGGCAGGCTGATGCTGCGAACCTCCGCATCGGGAAAGCGCGCTCGGGCGGTGCGGATCATCTGCGCCCAGTCGAGCTGATCGTTCAGCTTGGCGGGGCGGGGCGGCGGCCCCTGGAGCGCCTTGTCGATCAGTGCCGGAGCGCCCGGCCCGAACATCAGCGC is a window from the Sphingobium sp. V4 genome containing:
- a CDS encoding TonB-dependent receptor — its product is MRFSRNILCHASASAIVLGAVMSPMAVFAQDQGADTAALDGTDIVVTAQKRAERLQDVPLAVTAVGADTLANRQINDSSSLVQAVPSLTFQQGATPTNSSFRIRGIGTALFGQGVESSVSTVVDGVVAVRQTQGFTDLADIERVEVLRGPQGTLFGKNATAGVVNVTTARPSRDFEGRAEATIAEHGEYRVRGTVSGPISDTMRARVTGFYNDVRGIARNIATGGWDNGSKSWGVRGKLEWDATDNLNLLFAAEYRKTEADCCASTWIAITNPNLQSLVGPINATRENRTLNDETVTYSNSDQQTYSLQADWDLGESTITSITAYQKYYLDVNQPIERINSNVPLFVGAGATYSYFSQNHGVVDLSAFSQELRIANNGNSDLNYVAGVFYMHSDIERPFDRRRARCTAGTFGQPCATANIVWQSAASNVRLKQDSIAAFGQFDYRIIGGLKAIGGLRVQYEKGTNSGTRTAPIVAGDVVFPGNASTSGSVSADDTAVTGKAGLQYEFSRNAQVYGSYTRGYKGLGYDMEISTNLANQTVLEPEHVNAYELGFKGRTADGVLSVSTALFLADYTNLQVQANRSDIASGVVQFVSTNAGKSRTKGFEVEATVRPDDHFSLTGAVTYSDARIDIDGLNCPQQIAATAPIMSGSPSNICYRAAAGVTPTQNLRGATLPVSPKWRISIAPRYEANIPGTDYAGFAQVGVNFQSAMNFSVEQDPLLEQPAYTLVDASIGVKQIDGRYSLTLFVKNLFDENYLTSIGHTSFLGGNYDLVGTFNKDADRYFGATLGVKF
- a CDS encoding LacI family DNA-binding transcriptional regulator; translation: MARPGRRSSQAVTIQTVADRAGVSTMTVSNVLNNSHKVREKTRELVMAAVRELNYIPNLAARSLASAATIRIGLLHRNIENAFLSSILVGALDATSQLGAQLLLRRLDSAAPVEIARQMKALVDSGANAILIVPPYCEVASMFGLTRDVPVPVIAMSPGDELPGEYCVRIDDREAAREMTAYLIGLGHRDIGFIRGGPGHLIHRTRCDGYMAALRDAGLDVRPDLIVEGDMSFESGLAAGEQLLKLAHRPTAIFASNDDMAAAIVSLAHRRGLDVPRDISVVGFDDTPIAVKIWPPLTSVRHPGARISAEAATQAVALARSAETLPAPSTTYLRHELVIRESTASPSLDG
- a CDS encoding CmpA/NrtA family ABC transporter substrate-binding protein, with the translated sequence MAEGDNRDSVSRRGLLKTSGTAAIFAAVQQAFPSGVFAAGSGPEVSGAKLGFIALTDAAPLIIAKELGLFAKYGMPDVQVMKQASWGATRDNLVLGSGGGGIDGAHILTPMPYLLTLGAIGKATPMSILARLNVNGQAISVSKEYLGAKADLNAAKMKGVIAQRKGAGKKISMAMTFPGGTHDLWLRYWLAAGGIDPDKDVELITVPPPQMVANMKADTMDAFCVGEPWNDQLVAQQLGYTAVSTGQMWMNHPEKSFAMRSDWVAKHPRAAQAITAAIIEAQRWADSPANTSQLASTIAGRDYLKCPVTDIADRLQGNFTMGDGRKFPNAAFKMKFFAGYASFPYKSHDLWFLTENQRWGKLPMSLDTKGTIAKVNRSDIWRKAAAMLGGKGPASDSRGVEKFFDGKSFDPANPKAYLASLAIKRV
- the ntrB gene encoding nitrate ABC transporter permease codes for the protein MALPSPNSKNGPSVSAGAPATELGVILPYPEEAIARRSFEPVAAPVHPLVRTARSMVANTLPTLVMVMGLLLVWQLLCGSPDATFPSPYKVWQESHEVIVNPFKGVDFVAMSIQDGGDVGIAGHVLTSLSRVLIGYSIAAVIGVALGILIGQSVFAFRALDPLFQVLRTVPPLAWLPISLAIFQQAQPSAIFLIFITAIWPVILNTAAGVQTIPAAYRNVAKVLALNPVEYFVRIMLPATVPHMFTGLRIGVGMSWLAIVAAEMVQGGTGVGFFIWDSYNSSLLTDTIVALVWIGMVGFALDRIVAFAGRIIGRAG
- a CDS encoding ABC transporter ATP-binding protein, coding for MKQRSYLALEGITVEFPTKAGRFCALDGIDLEVDKGQFVALIGHSGCGKSTLLNAVAGLVKPTRGVIFLDGQVVDAPGPDRAVVFQDHSLLPWLTVEENVRLAVDKTADGKSKAERRDWVMHNLELVQMAHAAAKRPGELSGGMKQRVGIARAIAMNPRVLLMDEPFGALDALTRAALQDVVMDLQARLNNTVLMITHDVDEAVLLADRVVMMTNGPAARIGEDRAVSLPRPRNRLEAIDTAEYAEARSAVIHFLHERYRNPATLAA
- a CDS encoding alginate export family protein, whose amino-acid sequence is MRKVCFLLSASISALTAVATPALADDIVFKPIVEARLRYEGVDQAGPAPLTSSRDAHAVTMRVRAGGEISKGPFAFLAEAEGTLAIDETYNSGVNGKTLYPIVPDPETVEVNRVQLQYRTKPLVVTLGRQRINLDDQRFVGSVAWRQNEQTFDALRVEYMGVKNLKVDVTYAISARTIWGIDGGKFGATHRPTHIDGDNLFANISYKMKLGTLTGFAYLVDQDEAVLPLRRNSSQTYGVRFVGAQPLSKTVKLSYLASYARQSDHAANPVDYSADFATAELALDVAAFKLTAGYELLGSDSGATGVAGGFAFQTPFATLHKFNGWADKFLTTPGTGIQDYYAGAAYTVPKLGKAGPLVASFIFHRFSSDRLSIHYGDEYNAQVTMKLNKRLSALVKYADYQRKGIASFTGDADTKKFWAQIDYAF